Proteins encoded within one genomic window of Ptiloglossa arizonensis isolate GNS036 chromosome 3, iyPtiAriz1_principal, whole genome shotgun sequence:
- the Inx3 gene encoding innexin 3 — protein MAVFGLVSAVAGFVKVRYLVDKAIIDNMVFRAHYRITSAILFACCIIVSANNLIGDPINCLSDGGVAENVINTYCWITYTFTLPQQNAKPVGTHVAHPGLGGDLGEKRYHSYYQWVPFMLFFQGILFYIPHWVWKQWEEGKVRMISEGMRGVMVDNKDERQAKSQRLVRYITDTMHQHNTYAAGYFFCEALNFVNVVGNIFFVDAFLGGAFLTYGTDVLKFSNMNQEQRSDPMVEVFPRVTKCTFHKFGASGTIQKLDALCVLALNILNEKIYIFLWFWFIILAVLSGIALLYGMAVVLLPSTRETILRKRFKFGSSASVTALIREIQVGDFLLLHLLGQNMNMVMFNEVLSELCQNMPLGSVSGASPASVPSAPSTLEMSPIYPEIEKYAKDTEI, from the exons GATACCTCGTCGACAAGGCGATCATCGACAACATGGTCTTCAGGGCCCATTACAGGATCACCTCCGCGATTCTGTTCGCCTGTTGCATCATCGTGTCCGCCAACAACCTGATAG GCGATCCGATAAATTGCCTGAGCGACGGAGGGGTGGCCGAGAACGTGATAAACACGTACTGTTGGATCACGTACACGTTCACGTTGCCGCAGCAGAACGCGAAACCCGTCGGCACCCACGTGGCTCATCCCGGATTGGGCGGCGACCTCGGTGAAAAGAGGTACCACTCGTATTATCAGTGGGTACCCTTCATGCTGTTCTTTCAAGGTATTCTGTTCTACATACCGCACTGGGTATGGAAGCAGTGGGAAGAGGGCAAGGTCAGAATGATATCCGAGGGCATGAGGGGAGTGATGGTCGATAACAAGGACGAACGACAGGCCAAGTCGCAGCGACTGGTCAGGTACATCACCGACACCATGCACCAGCACAACACCTACGCGGCGGGCTACTTCTTCTGCGAGGCTCTAAATTTCGTAAACGTG GTGGGCAACATATTCTTCGTCGACGCGTTCCTGGGCGGGGCGTTCTTGACGTACGGTACCGACGTCTTGAAGTTCAGCAACATGAACCAGGAGCAACGCAGCGATCCCATGGTCGAGGTCTTCCCTCGCGTGACCAAGTGTACCTTCCACAAATTCGGTGCTTCCGGGACCATTCAGAAGTTGGACGCGCTCTGCGTTCTCGCTCTGAACATCCTCAACGAGAAGATCTACATCTTTTTGTGGTTCTGGTTCATTATTCTGGCCGTGCTGTCCGGCATCGCTCTGCTCTACGGCATGGCCGTGGTCTTGCTGCCCAGCACTCGGGAGACGATCCTCAGGAAGCGATTCAAATTCGGTAGCTCCGCTAGCGTGACCGCGCTCATCAGAGAGATACAG GTCGGGGACTTCCTGTTGCTTCATCTGCTGGGCCAGAACATGAACATGGTGATGTTCAACGAAGTGCTCAGCGAGCTGTGCCAAAATATGCCTCTCGGCTCCGTGAGCGGAGCGTCGCCCGCCTCGGTGCCGTCGGCCCCCAGCACCCTCGAGATGTCGCCCATCTACCCGGAGATCGAAAAGTACGCCAAGGACACCGAGATCTAA